A region of Arabidopsis thaliana chromosome 5, partial sequence DNA encodes the following proteins:
- a CDS encoding weak chloroplast movement under blue light protein (DUF827) (Plant protein of unknown function (DUF827); FUNCTIONS IN: molecular_function unknown; INVOLVED IN: biological_process unknown; LOCATED IN: plasma membrane; EXPRESSED IN: 22 plant structures; EXPRESSED DURING: 13 growth stages; CONTAINS InterPro DOMAIN/s: Protein of unknown function DUF827, plant (InterPro:IPR008545); BEST Arabidopsis thaliana protein match is: Plant protein of unknown function (DUF827) (TAIR:AT1G12150.1); Has 1807 Blast hits to 1807 proteins in 277 species: Archae - 0; Bacteria - 0; Metazoa - 736; Fungi - 347; Plants - 385; Viruses - 0; Other Eukaryotes - 339 (source: NCBI BLink).), which yields MVAKKGRRDSSDSSPIVEVGEIDTSAPFQSVKDAVNLFGEAAFSAEKPVFRKPNPQSAEKVLVKQTELHLAQKELNKLKEQLKNAETIREQALSELEWSKRTVDELTRKLEAVNESRDSANKATEAAKSLIEEAKPGNVSVASSSDAQTRDMEEYGEVCKELDTAKQELRKIRQVSNEILETKTVALSKVEEAKKVSKVHSEKIELLRKEIAAVNESVEQTKLACSQARKEQSEIFAEKEIQQKSYKAGMEESAKKSLALKNEFDPEFAKKLEVQLTETYNEIDELQKQMETAKASDIDSVNGVSLELNEAKGLFEKLVEEEKSLQELVESLKAELKNVKMEHDEVEAKEAEIESVAGDLHLKLSRSKSELEQCVTEESKAKAALEDMMLTINQISSETEAARREAEGMRNKAKELMKEAESAHLALEDSELHLRVALDEAEEAKAAETKALEQIKSMSEKTNAARNSTSSESGSQSITLSQEEFKSLSKRAEVFDKLAEMKVAAALAQVEAVRASENETLKKLETTQEEIKKLKTATEEALKKAAMADAAKKAVEGELRRWRERDQKKAEEAATRILAEAEMKMASESSPQQHYKAPKQKPVNNKLEKTKTSVVSKKVLMPNLSGIFNRKKNQVEWGSPSYLPGEKPF from the exons atgGTTGCTAAGAAGGGACGTAGAGATTCTTCAGACTCTTCTCCAATTGTGGAGGTTGGAGAGATTGACACAAGTGCTCCTTTTCAATCTGTTAAAGATGCGGTTAACCTTTTCGGTGAAGCTGCTTTCTCCGCTGAGAAACCGGTTTTTCGAAAACCGAATCCTCAGTCTGCTGAG AAAGTTTTGGTGAAGCAAACAGAGCTTCACTTGGCTCAGAAAGAGTTGAATAAGTTGAAGGAACAGCTTAAGAATGCTGAAACTATTAGAGAGCAAGCGTTGAGTGAGCTTGAATGGTCTAAAAGAACTGTTGATGAACTTACTCGTAAGCTTGAAGCGGTTAATGAGTCTAGAGATTCTGCAAATAAAGCTACTGAAGCTGCTAAGAGTCTAATTGAAGAAGCGAAACCGGGGAATGTTTCTGTAGCTAGTAGTAGTGATGCTCAGACTCGGGATATGGAAGAGTATGGGGAAGTATGTAAGGAACTTGATACCGCCAAGCAAGAGCTGAGGAAAATCCGTCAGGTTTCGAATGAGATTTTGGAAACAAAGACTGTTGCTTTAAGTAAAGTAGAGGAAGCTAAGAAAGTGAGTAAAGTTCATTCTGAGAAGATTGAGTTGCTTAGAAAAGAAATTGCAGCTGTTAATGAATCAGTTGAACAGACGAAGCTTGCGTGTTCTCAAGCCCGAAAGGAACAATCTGAGATATTTGCGGAGAAGGAGATTCAGCAGAAATCGTATAAAGCTGGCATGGAAGAATCTGCCAAGAAATCACTTGCTTTGAAGAATGAATTTGACCCTGAATTTGCAAAGAAGCTTGAAGTGCAGTTGACTGAGACATATAATGAGATCGATGAACTGCAGAAGCAAATGGAGACTGCGAAAGCATCGGATATAGATTCCGTAAATGGTGTGAGTTTGGAGTTGAATGAAGCTAAAGGTTTATTCGAGAAActtgtggaagaagagaagtctTTGCAAGAGTTAGTGGAATCTCTTAAAGCAGAATTAAAGAATGTGAAGATGGAGCATGATGAAGTTGAAGCGAAGGAAGCTGAAATTGAATCTGTGGCTGGAGATCTTCATCTGAAGCTTAGCAGAAGTAAGAGTGAGCTAGAACAATGTGTTACAGAGGAATCTAAAGCAAAGGCTGCTTTGGAAGATATGATGTTAACCATCAATCAGATATCTTCTGAGACTGAAGCTGCTCGACGAGAAGCTGAGGGAATGAGAAACAAAGCTAAGGAGTTAATGAAGGAAGCAGAATCTGCGCATCTGGCTCTTGAAGACTCAGAGCTACATCTAAGGGTCGCGTTAGATGAAGCCGAAGAAGCGAAAGCTGCCGAGACAAAGGCGCTTGAACAGATAAAGTCAATGTCTGAAAAAACCAACGCTGCACGTAATTCGACTTCATCTGAGTCTGGATCTCAGAGCATCACACTGTCTCAAGAGGAGTTCAAATCACTGAGCAAGAGAGCTGAGGTATTCGATAAGCTAGCAGAAATGAAAGTGGCTGCTGCATTGGCTCAGGTGGAAGCAGTGAGAGCTAGCGAAAACGAGACACTGAAGAAGTTAGAGACAACACAAGAAGAGATTAAGAAGCTAAAGACTGCAACAGAAGAGGCACTGAAGAAAGCAGCTATGGCTGATGCTGCCAAGAAAGCGGTTGAAGGAGAACTCAGGAGATGGCGAGAAAGAGATCagaagaaagcagaggaagCGGCGACAAGGATTCTCGCAGAAGCTGAGATGAAGATGGCCAGTGAATCATCACCGCAACAACATTACAAAGCTCCGAAACAGAAACCTGTCAATAACAAACTggagaagacaaaaacatcTGTGGTATCAAAGAAAGTGCTTATGCCGAATCTAAGTGGAATCTTcaacagaaagaagaatcaagtGGAATGGGGTTCTCCTTCATATCTCCCTGGAGAGAAACCcttttga
- a CDS encoding uncharacterized protein (unknown protein; BEST Arabidopsis thaliana protein match is: Protein of unknown function (DUF295) (TAIR:AT5G54330.1); Has 1807 Blast hits to 1807 proteins in 277 species: Archae - 0; Bacteria - 0; Metazoa - 736; Fungi - 347; Plants - 385; Viruses - 0; Other Eukaryotes - 339 (source: NCBI BLink).), producing MSLLLNQPLKLLCFRRKPVLVRSSLMQTPPCSIVGVQPCGADHLGRLDVMMMSRRTCLEKKVPLELVNSDPMVTIGSSHGWVATLKEDGILRLQDDLNPVASDTNPKRIPLPPLVTLPHCQTQIVLLQIKSTHCVFWHLTYKQINTFLTNTNQHAQNHLFMDSKTLSNHIKIKIHQFQSKYGLSVIYIINSINLLNQKKKFHEIDFDMDFYILKNLFFCNLYFN from the coding sequence ATGTCTCTGCTTCTAAACCAACCTTTGAAGCTACTATGCTTTCGGAGGAAACCTGTACTGGTAAGATCCTCTCTGATGCAAACCCCTCCTTGTTCAATCGTCGGCGTTCAACCTTGTGGAGCTGATCATCTCGGGAGACTCGATGTTATGATGATGTCTCGACGCACTTGCTTGGAAAAGAAGGTACCTCTAGAGTTGGTAAATAGTGATCCAATGGTAACGATCGGGTCATCCCATGGTTGGGTAGCTACTTTGAAGGAGGATGGTATATTGCGTCTCCAAGACGATCTAAACCCGGTTGCATCGGATACAAACCCTAAACGCATTCCCCTGCCTCCTCTTGTAACTCTGCCTCATTGCCAAACCCAAATCGTTCTacttcaaatcaaatcaacacATTGTGTATTCTGGCACCTTACCTACAAACAAATCAACACGTTTCTAACCAATACAAATCAACACGCTCAAAATCATTTGTTCATGGATTCTAAAACACTTTCgaatcatataaaaataaaaatacatcaaTTTCAATCCAAATACGGACTTAGTGttatatacattattaattcCATTAACTtgttgaaccaaaaaaaaaaattccatgaaattgattttgatatggATTTCTATATACTTAAAAATCTgttcttttgtaatttgtattttaactAA
- a CDS encoding hypothetical protein (DUF295) (Protein of unknown function (DUF295); CONTAINS InterPro DOMAIN/s: Protein of unknown function DUF295 (InterPro:IPR005174); BEST Arabidopsis thaliana protein match is: Protein of unknown function (DUF295) (TAIR:AT5G55890.1); Has 30201 Blast hits to 17322 proteins in 780 species: Archae - 12; Bacteria - 1396; Metazoa - 17338; Fungi - 3422; Plants - 5037; Viruses - 0; Other Eukaryotes - 2996 (source: NCBI BLink).) produces the protein MSLLLNQPSKLLCFRRKSVLVRSSPLLSNGLSSSLRQTPPCTIIDAVPCGEDLGKLVIYNANAVHFTYLEKKVPLELVDNPMVTIGSSHGWVATLSQDDGILRLQDDLNPAASDTNPKRIPLPPLVTLPHCQTQIVTNVSMSSSSPEDENCVVAVKFLGPQISFCRPAQRNSEWINVRIANPCFYSSRVMFSEKHDLFRIPGSGGHIIASWDLHKDKHKNPKFQRLRFQNLPKLTKTKREVMDSCYKSEHLVESRTTGETFLVKWYRKAVWRGMSKLSTKALMVFRLDDEGNAVYTKDIGDLCIFLSKSEPFCVSLSSLPRMFFPNNVEYMDADEDGYFNLARSSIVGDLTRMGTGVYIPPQNIDN, from the coding sequence ATGTCTCTGCTTCTCAACCAGCCCTCGAAGCTACTATGCTTCCGGAGGAAATCTGTTCTGGTAAGAtcctctcctcttctctctaaTGGTTTATCATCTTCATTGCGGCAAACTCCGCCTTGTACCATCATCGACGCTGTTCCATGTGGAGAGGATCTCGGAAAACTCGTCATTTACAATGCTAACGCAGTTCACTTCACTTACTTGGAAAAGAAGGTGCCTCTGGAGTTGGTGGATAATCCAATGGTAACGATCGGGTCGTCCCATGGTTGGGTAGCTACTTTGAGTCAGGACGACGGAATACTTCGTCTCCAAGATGATCTAAACCCGGCTGCATCGGATACAAACCCTAAACGCATTCCCTTGCCTCCTCTTGTAACTCTGCCTCATTGCCAAACTCAAATCGTCACCAATGTGTCAATGTCCTCATCTTCTCCCGAGGATGAAAACTGTGTTGTGGCTGTCAAGTTCTTGGGACCTCAAATCAGCTTTTGCAGACCGGCTCAACGTAACTCTGAGTGGATCAATGTCAGAATCGCAAACCCTTGTTTCTACTCCTCTCGTGTCATGTTTTCGGAGAAACATGACTTGTTTCGCATTCCCGGATCAGGAGGCCATATCATTGCTTCATGGGATCTCCACAAAGACAAGCACAAAAATCCCAAGTTTCAGAGGTTGCGGTTCCAAAACCTTCCAAAGCTGACAAAGACCAAACGAGAGGTTATGGATTCGTGCTACAAAAGCGAACACTTGGTGGAGTCAAGAACCACCGGTGAAACTTTCTTGGTTAAGTGGTACAGGAAGGCCGTCTGGAGAGGTATGTCGAAATTGAGCACAAAAGCTTTAATGGTGTTTAGGCTAGACGACGAAGGAAATGCTGTTTACACTAAAGACATTGGAGATCTATGCATTTTCCTCTCAAAATCTGAACCTTTTTGTGTCTCTCTTAGCTCCTTACCACGCATGTTTTTCCCTAACAATGTTGAATACATGGATGCTGACGAAGACGGATATTTCAATCTAGCCAGATCCTCCATCGTTGGTGATCTTACTAGAATGGGGACCGGTGTCTATATTCCACCTCAAAATATAGACAACTAG